Within Sphingobium sp. KCTC 72723, the genomic segment CGACCGATCGCTCCATATAGGGGTTGGGCTGGGTGCCGCGAAAGCCGATATTCTTCATGCCCTGCTGGACGGCGGCCATGTTGGTGAAATCCTGTTGCAGGACGGGGGGCCATTCTTCGGGCTTTGTATATTCCCATTGTGTCGCGGGCGCTTCGCCTTCGGGAAACAGCTCATAGACGGCTGCTTCGAAAATGCACTTGTCGGGATCGCCCTGATAGGGACGGGCGGAATAGCAGAGCATGTTGTTGACGGCGTGGCCGATCTGGAAATTCGGGAATATCTGCCAGGCGGTGCCGCTCTTTGCGGTATGGGACGGTTCGACCACGGGCCAGATGACGCCACGCCGTGCGTCGTCGGCGCGGGCGGTGGCGAGCCAATGCTGCAACACCTGCGGCGCGGGGGTGCCTGCGGGCAGTTCGTCCTTCAGGCGGGTGGCGGCATTGACCAGCGTCATCGTCGTGTTGGTATTGGCATTTTCCCAGGTGAAGAGTTGCATTTCCGCCGTGGAGAGGCGCGGGTCTTCGCCTGAGCCGATGCGCAGCTTGGCCTGATTTTCGTCCATATTCTTGGGCGCGTCATAGCCGATATTGCTGTGCAGCCCATGTTGACGCGCCCAGCCGCGAAATTCGCCGAAAGCGTTGAATTCCGGGTGGGTGGTCTGGACATGATAGGTTTCGCTGAACGCTTCCATCGCGACTTTCCAGTTGCAGTCGAAAATGATCCATTTGCGCCAGCGGTAGCGCATATTCGCAAGGCCGAACGGGTCGAGCATGTCCGGCACCACGCCCAGATAGTCGGCGAGCGATCCGCCGTCGGGATCGAGGCTGATCCACGCCCAGCCGCCCCAGCTATCGACGCGCACCTTGCCCAGCGCGGTGCGATCCGCCGTCAGCTTTCCCTGCCAGTCGTCCTGATGGTTGACGAAGGTGCATTGCCCGGTCCTGTCGAACGTCCAGCCGTGAAAACCGCAGATCATGCTGGTGCGGTTGCCGCGCGCGTTGCGGGCGCCGGGCGGCGTGTCGATCAGGCGGCGACCGCGATGGGGGCAGACATTGTGGAAGGCGCGCAGTTCGTCCGGGCCGGTGCGCATGACGATGACCGAGTCTTCGAGAATGTCATAGGTGACGAAGTCGCCGACATTGGGAATGTCCTCCAATCGGGCGGCCTGTAGCCAGACCTTGCGCCACAGCCGGTCCTGTTCGGCGCGGGCATAGGCGGGCGAGACATAGGCTTCGACCGGGACGGTGACCGGCTTTGTCAGATCTGTCATAACATCCTCGCTTGTCATCTATTTGCCCTGCCATTGAGGCGAGCGTTTTTCGGCGAAGGCGCGCGGGCCTTCCTGCGCGTCCTCGCTCTGGTAGGTATATTCCGAAGCGGCGCGGGCTGCTTGCAGCGCGGCGGCCCGGCCCATTTCGGTCGCCAGCATCACCGTGTCGCGCCCGGCCTTCACCGACAAAGGCGCGCCGTCGAGTATCTCCGCCGCCAGTGCGATTGCCGTGTCGAGCAGCGCGTCCGGTTCGGCGATGCGGTTGACGAGGCCAATCTCATAGGCGCGCTGGGCGGT encodes:
- a CDS encoding aromatic ring-hydroxylating oxygenase subunit alpha is translated as MTDLTKPVTVPVEAYVSPAYARAEQDRLWRKVWLQAARLEDIPNVGDFVTYDILEDSVIVMRTGPDELRAFHNVCPHRGRRLIDTPPGARNARGNRTSMICGFHGWTFDRTGQCTFVNHQDDWQGKLTADRTALGKVRVDSWGGWAWISLDPDGGSLADYLGVVPDMLDPFGLANMRYRWRKWIIFDCNWKVAMEAFSETYHVQTTHPEFNAFGEFRGWARQHGLHSNIGYDAPKNMDENQAKLRIGSGEDPRLSTAEMQLFTWENANTNTTMTLVNAATRLKDELPAGTPAPQVLQHWLATARADDARRGVIWPVVEPSHTAKSGTAWQIFPNFQIGHAVNNMLCYSARPYQGDPDKCIFEAAVYELFPEGEAPATQWEYTKPEEWPPVLQQDFTNMAAVQQGMKNIGFRGTQPNPYMERSVASLHQNLARYMATGAPQPID